The Paracholeplasma brassicae genome includes the window AGAAGTATCTTGTTAGATTTGCTCTTTCTAAAGCTTCTGCGAAGTTGCCCCACATTAACTGTCTTGGGAATAACGTTGGTGGGTAAAAATCCACCTCGGTTGCACTCTTTAATGCTGTGTTTAACATCCAATAGAATGGAATTAACATAAAGATTGCAAATACCGTTAAAAACGTATAAGTTACTATCTTAACAACGATGCGTTGAACGCGTTGTTTTCTTAATATTTCTTCTGTGTGCGTTTCTTTACCATATGTATTGTTCATTACGCCACCTCCTAGTAATGCACGCGTTTCTTACTGAGTTGTAAGTTGATCGCTGTGAAGATCAAAATAATCACAAGTAAGACAACGGCTGCTGCTGCGCCTCTAGAATAAGATTGAATGCTTGTTTCACTTAATTGGGCGTAAATAAATCCTACGATGGTTTGAACGTCCTTGGTTCTTGACCATTCACCACCGAAGATACCAACCACTGAATCGTATGTTTTAAATGCGCCAATTAATGACGTAATTAAAATATAAGCAATCATTGGTGATAATAACGGTAAGGTAATTTTTCTAAAGACTCTTCCTCTAGGGGTTGCGTCAATTTTAGCTGCGTCATAGTATTGTTTACCAATGTTTTGTAAACCACCAATAAAGACTAAAATCTTAAACGCTAGTGAATCCCAGATGATGTAGGTTTGAAGAACGAACATCTTTCTGAAATATGATGACATATAGACACCGTCGTCTAAGTTAATCCAGTTAATCTTGTCAATG containing:
- a CDS encoding carbohydrate ABC transporter permease; amino-acid sequence: MLEDKKNYHAWLYMLIPIGLMTVFTFYPLFKTLFISFDYGYNKYQDAFSYNFGFQAYRDIFAYKPFIQTLKNTLLIVFISVPLSTLLALFIAVALNSIKPLQKIFQTIFFLPYVTNAIAIGMVFAVLFNVNTGLVNGMLNIFGIDKINWINLDDGVYMSSYFRKMFVLQTYIIWDSLAFKILVFIGGLQNIGKQYYDAAKIDATPRGRVFRKITLPLLSPMIAYILITSLIGAFKTYDSVVGIFGGEWSRTKDVQTIVGFIYAQLSETSIQSYSRGAAAAVVLLVIILIFTAINLQLSKKRVHY